The proteins below come from a single Benincasa hispida cultivar B227 chromosome 4, ASM972705v1, whole genome shotgun sequence genomic window:
- the LOC120076842 gene encoding NAC domain-containing protein 2 yields MTTDLTQMPPGFRFHPTDEELVMHYLCRRCASQPIAVPIIAEIDLYKFDPWDLPELALHGEKEWYFFSPRERKYPNGSRPNRAAGSGYWKATGADKPIGHPKPVGIKKALVFYAGKAPRGEKTNWIMHEYRLADVDRSARNKNDLKLDDWVLCRIYNKKGVIEKRHQISITRNTNVFEDEEDEKPKIFTSRGGGDSSMPPVTAAPAAVDDYIHFDTSDSIPRLHTDSSCSEHVVSPEFTTGEVQSEPKWKELENAFNFRYNYIDTSLDHEFATQFQSGNQMSPLQDMFMYLQKPF; encoded by the exons ATGACGACTGACTTGACTCAGATGCCGCCCGGTTTCCGGTTTCATCCGACCGACGAGGAGCTTGTTATGCACTATCTCTGCCGGAGATGTGCGTCGCAGCCGATTGCTGTGCCGATTATCGCTGAGATCGACCTCTATAAATTCGATCCTTGGGACCTTCCTG AATTGGCCTTGCACGGAGAGAAAGAGTGGTATTTCTTCTCTCCAAGGGAACGGAAATATCCGAACGGTTCGCGTCCGAACCGGGCGGCCGGTTCGGGTTATTGGAAGGCAACCGGAGCCGATAAGCCAATCGGACATCCGAAACCGGTTGGAATCAAGAAGGCGTTGGTTTTCTACGCCGGTAAAGCTCCGAGAGGAGAGAAAACCAATTGGATTATGCATGAGTACCGGCTCGCCGACGTGGACCGGTCAGCTCGCAACAAGAACGATCTTAAG CTTGATGATTGGGTTCTATGCCGGATTTACAACAAAAAAGGCGTAATCGAGAAGCGACATCAGATTTCCATCACTCGAAACACGAACGTCTTCGAAGATGAAGAAGACGAGAAGCCGAAGATTTTCACCAGTCGAGGCGGCGGTGATTCGTCAATGCCGCCAGTGACGGCGGCGCCGGCGGCGGTAGACGATTACATACATTTCGATACATCGGATTCAATACCGCGATTACATACAGATTCAAGCTGTTCGGAGCACGTGGTATCGCCGGAGTTCACGACGGGTGAAGTTCAAAGCGAGCCAAAATGGAAGGAATTGGAAAACGCCTTTAATTTTCGATATAATTACATTGATACCTCCCTAGACCATGAATTCGCAACGCAGTTTCAGAGCGGGAATCAGATGTCGCCATTGCAGGATATGTTCATGTACCTGCAGAAGCCCTTTTAA